In Marinomonas posidonica IVIA-Po-181, a single window of DNA contains:
- a CDS encoding CoA-acylating methylmalonate-semialdehyde dehydrogenase produces MNTIGQLINGEVIVEGTRQQDVYNPSTGEVSKQVDLASKSTVESAIAAAQAAFPAWRNTPAIKRARIMFKFKTLLEEHADKICAMIGEEHGKISHDAAGELQRGIENVEYACGAPELLKGEHSKNVGPNIDSWSEFQPLGVVAGITPFNFPAMVPLWMFPMALVCGNCFILKPSERDPSSTLFIAQLLKEAGLPDGVMNVINGDKEAVDTLLHDDHIKAVSFVGSTPIAEYIYTTANANGKRCQALGGAKNHAIVMPDADMDNAVNQLVGAAFGSSGERCMALSVAVAVGDAAGDALVSKMQEAMKNLNVGAYSDATNDFGPVITKAHQEKVIGYINSAEQQGSKIVVDGRQTTVAGYENGFFVGATLIDNVSSDMVSYKEEIFGPVLQVVRVGTMQEAMDLIDAHEYGNGTCIFTRDGEAARYFSDNIQVGMVGINVPLPVPVAYHSFGGWKRSLFGDLHAYGPDAVRFYTKRKTVTQRWPSAGVREGVEFSMPTMK; encoded by the coding sequence ATGAATACCATTGGACAACTGATTAATGGCGAAGTCATCGTCGAAGGCACTCGTCAACAAGACGTTTACAACCCATCTACTGGTGAGGTGAGCAAGCAAGTAGATCTTGCCTCTAAAAGTACAGTCGAAAGTGCCATTGCCGCTGCTCAAGCTGCTTTCCCAGCTTGGCGTAATACTCCAGCCATTAAACGTGCTCGCATCATGTTTAAGTTTAAAACCTTGCTGGAAGAACATGCCGATAAAATTTGCGCCATGATCGGCGAAGAACATGGCAAGATCAGTCATGATGCTGCAGGCGAACTGCAACGTGGTATTGAGAACGTAGAATACGCATGCGGTGCTCCTGAACTTCTAAAAGGTGAACACAGCAAAAATGTTGGTCCAAACATCGATTCTTGGAGCGAATTCCAGCCACTTGGTGTTGTCGCTGGTATCACGCCGTTCAACTTCCCAGCCATGGTGCCACTGTGGATGTTCCCAATGGCATTGGTTTGCGGTAACTGCTTCATCCTTAAGCCGTCTGAGCGTGATCCAAGCTCAACGCTTTTCATTGCTCAGTTGCTAAAAGAAGCTGGGCTACCAGACGGTGTCATGAATGTAATTAACGGCGACAAAGAAGCCGTTGATACTCTACTGCATGATGACCATATCAAGGCCGTGAGCTTTGTTGGGTCAACTCCCATTGCCGAATACATCTATACCACTGCCAATGCCAATGGCAAACGTTGCCAAGCACTAGGTGGTGCGAAAAACCACGCCATCGTGATGCCTGATGCGGATATGGACAATGCCGTTAACCAGCTCGTCGGCGCGGCGTTTGGTTCTTCTGGCGAACGCTGTATGGCTCTGTCTGTGGCCGTTGCCGTAGGCGATGCTGCGGGGGATGCTCTTGTATCAAAAATGCAGGAAGCCATGAAGAATCTAAACGTTGGTGCCTACTCTGATGCCACAAACGATTTTGGCCCTGTCATCACCAAGGCTCATCAAGAGAAAGTTATCGGCTATATTAATAGTGCAGAACAGCAAGGTTCCAAGATTGTCGTTGATGGTCGACAAACGACGGTTGCCGGTTATGAGAACGGCTTCTTTGTTGGCGCGACGCTAATTGATAATGTGAGCTCTGACATGGTCAGCTACAAAGAAGAAATCTTTGGTCCAGTACTACAAGTAGTACGAGTTGGCACCATGCAAGAAGCGATGGATCTAATCGATGCACACGAATACGGTAATGGTACCTGTATCTTTACCCGTGATGGTGAAGCGGCTCGTTATTTCTCTGACAACATTCAGGTCGGTATGGTTGGCATTAACGTTCCATTGCCTGTGCCTGTGGCGTATCACAGCTTCGGTGGCTGGAAACGTTCATTGTTTGGCGACCTGCATGCCTATGGTCCAGATGCAGTACGTTTTTACACTAAGCGTAAAACAGTGACACAACGCTGGCCTTCTGCTGGTGTTCGCGAAGGTGTTGAATTTTCAATGCCAACCATGAAGTAA
- a CDS encoding LysR substrate-binding domain-containing protein — MKKRLPPLNWLRSFEASARHLNFTQAANELNLTQAAISQQVKSLESQLGTTLFKRLPRGLALTDAGLAYMPAIHDSIVRLAAVTDELFGQGRSRQVTIRVTLVFFTTWLAPKLPLFYEQYPDIQIRFTSNIWKEEKEKDTDLDIRYGRGIWSDVKAERLTWDELFPVCSPDLVKDHALPLEKDLLSEHRLLHVLGYEEGWGYWLNQTSTDFHDKGQGIQFDTLISALEMAKLGLGFALGRTSLVSSMLEEGSLIAPFEDKLETSEAFFLTHPVQQYLHPNAEIFKQWILTNLQDQPA; from the coding sequence ATGAAAAAAAGACTGCCTCCTCTAAATTGGTTACGTTCATTCGAAGCGTCTGCTCGCCACCTAAACTTCACTCAAGCGGCCAATGAACTCAACCTCACCCAAGCGGCCATTAGCCAGCAAGTCAAAAGTCTTGAATCGCAACTGGGTACGACCCTCTTTAAACGACTGCCACGAGGTCTCGCCCTGACTGATGCAGGCTTAGCCTACATGCCCGCCATTCATGACTCCATTGTCAGACTGGCCGCGGTCACAGATGAATTGTTTGGCCAAGGCCGAAGTCGACAAGTGACCATCCGTGTCACCTTGGTGTTTTTTACCACTTGGTTGGCTCCAAAATTGCCACTTTTTTACGAACAATACCCAGATATTCAAATACGCTTTACCAGTAATATTTGGAAAGAGGAAAAAGAGAAAGACACAGATTTAGATATCCGTTACGGTCGAGGCATATGGTCCGATGTGAAAGCCGAGAGACTGACCTGGGATGAGCTCTTTCCTGTCTGCAGTCCTGATCTTGTTAAAGACCACGCGCTTCCACTCGAAAAAGACCTACTATCAGAGCACAGATTGTTGCACGTATTAGGTTATGAAGAAGGTTGGGGCTATTGGCTCAACCAAACCAGTACCGACTTCCATGACAAAGGCCAAGGCATACAATTCGACACGCTAATCTCGGCTCTCGAAATGGCGAAGCTTGGACTAGGCTTTGCACTCGGTCGCACCTCATTGGTTTCTAGCATGTTAGAAGAAGGCAGTTTAATCGCTCCCTTTGAAGATAAGCTGGAAACGTCTGAAGCGTTTTTCTTAACCCATCCAGTACAACAATACCTTCACCCTAATGCTGAAATTTTCAAGCAATGGATTTTGACGAACTTGCAGGATCAACCCGCCTAA
- a CDS encoding TIGR03842 family LLM class F420-dependent oxidoreductase: protein MEFGITFKGFVSPDRARSLVRQAEEAGFTYCWFYDSHILWRESFVAMAMCMEHTKNMRFGPCVTNPNIRDWSLSASLYASLAHQSNGRFDIGLGRGDSSMRVMGKKPATLARLSEFTTKVKAMVRGEEVEYGECPEPVKLPWATGYELPVWIGAYGPKALATAGQVGDGLILQIGDPDLVKWFKDQAIAAGNEAGRDMSNFKVQAAAPAYFGDMDYCIEHTKWFPAMVGNHVADIVEKYGSDSGLVPKSLTDYIENRKGYDYSKHGQSDNPFLDFITEDIIKSFCVLGTVEDHITKIKALEAAGTTQFNIYLDSGDEEGIIAKYGAEIIPKFS, encoded by the coding sequence ATGGAATTCGGCATTACCTTTAAAGGCTTTGTCAGCCCAGACCGTGCACGCAGCTTGGTGCGTCAGGCTGAAGAAGCGGGTTTTACTTACTGTTGGTTTTACGATTCTCACATTTTATGGCGCGAATCGTTTGTCGCCATGGCCATGTGTATGGAACACACCAAAAACATGCGGTTTGGCCCTTGTGTGACCAACCCTAACATTCGTGATTGGTCCTTATCTGCGAGTTTATACGCCAGTTTAGCGCATCAAAGTAATGGTCGTTTTGATATCGGTTTGGGGCGTGGGGATTCATCGATGCGGGTGATGGGGAAAAAACCTGCCACGTTGGCTCGTTTGTCTGAATTTACTACTAAAGTAAAAGCCATGGTACGAGGGGAAGAGGTGGAATATGGTGAATGTCCTGAGCCGGTTAAATTGCCTTGGGCGACAGGCTATGAACTGCCTGTTTGGATTGGGGCTTATGGGCCAAAAGCCTTGGCCACAGCAGGACAAGTAGGGGATGGTTTGATCTTGCAAATCGGTGACCCAGATTTGGTGAAATGGTTCAAAGATCAAGCCATTGCCGCCGGTAACGAAGCAGGCCGTGATATGTCCAATTTCAAAGTTCAAGCAGCGGCACCAGCTTACTTTGGTGACATGGACTACTGCATTGAACACACCAAATGGTTTCCTGCCATGGTGGGTAACCATGTGGCTGACATCGTAGAGAAGTATGGCAGTGATTCAGGCTTAGTACCGAAGAGTTTAACGGACTACATTGAAAACCGTAAAGGTTATGATTACTCGAAACACGGTCAAAGTGATAACCCATTTTTGGATTTCATCACAGAAGACATTATTAAAAGTTTCTGTGTGTTGGGAACGGTGGAAGACCACATCACTAAGATCAAAGCGCTGGAAGCAGCAGGAACCACCCAGTTTAATATTTATCTGGATAGTGGTGACGAAGAAGGAATCATTGCCAAGTATGGTGCAGAAATCATTCCAAAATTCAGCTAA
- a CDS encoding iron-containing alcohol dehydrogenase, protein MSTQIILPRMLQVGKDASHATPNILESLGCRRPLIITDKMMVQLGYAAKIQAVLADQNMSADIFDDTVPEPTVASIQSGVNKVREGDYDSIIALGGGSPIDSAKAISILGKFGGEMRDYKFPRVVTEAGLPIIAIPTTAGTGSEVTKVTIITDENTDEKMLCMGVGFMPVAALVDYNLTLSLPPRTTADTGIDALTHAMEAYVSKKASLYSDAQALEAMRLIAPNLRRVYHDGTDETAREAMMLGSTLAGIAFSNASVALVHGMSRPIGAAFHVPHGLSNAMLLPAVTEYSIPAAVQRYADCARAMGIASQQDSNDSANEKLIAELKALNEELKVPTPEEFGIDRAHYMGLLDTMAEQAIASGSPGNNPRVPSPEEVIELYKQLWD, encoded by the coding sequence ATGTCTACTCAAATCATTCTTCCGCGCATGTTACAGGTCGGCAAAGACGCCAGTCATGCCACTCCTAATATTCTAGAGAGCCTTGGCTGTCGCCGTCCTTTGATCATCACAGATAAAATGATGGTGCAATTGGGCTATGCGGCAAAAATTCAAGCCGTTCTCGCTGACCAAAACATGTCGGCTGACATCTTTGACGACACAGTACCAGAACCCACTGTCGCGTCGATTCAATCTGGCGTTAACAAAGTAAGAGAAGGCGATTACGACAGCATTATTGCCTTGGGTGGCGGTAGCCCAATCGACAGTGCTAAAGCCATTAGCATACTGGGTAAATTTGGTGGCGAAATGCGCGATTATAAATTTCCTCGCGTTGTCACTGAAGCTGGTTTACCCATTATTGCCATCCCAACGACGGCGGGTACAGGCTCAGAAGTCACCAAGGTAACCATCATTACAGATGAAAACACAGACGAAAAAATGCTCTGCATGGGCGTCGGTTTTATGCCTGTGGCAGCCTTGGTTGATTACAACTTGACGCTATCCTTGCCACCACGTACCACGGCCGATACGGGGATTGATGCGCTGACCCATGCGATGGAAGCCTATGTCAGTAAAAAAGCCAGCTTATACAGTGATGCTCAAGCTTTGGAAGCCATGCGTTTAATCGCACCGAATCTTCGCCGTGTATATCATGATGGCACTGACGAAACCGCTCGTGAAGCCATGATGCTTGGTTCGACACTAGCTGGCATCGCATTCTCAAATGCTTCTGTGGCATTGGTGCATGGCATGAGTCGCCCCATTGGCGCTGCGTTCCACGTTCCACATGGTTTATCCAACGCCATGTTATTGCCTGCTGTCACTGAATATTCTATTCCTGCCGCCGTTCAACGCTACGCGGATTGTGCTCGAGCAATGGGCATTGCGTCACAACAAGACAGTAACGACAGTGCCAACGAAAAGCTGATCGCTGAGCTTAAAGCCCTAAACGAAGAGCTAAAAGTCCCCACACCGGAAGAATTTGGCATCGACAGAGCCCATTACATGGGATTACTAGACACCATGGCTGAACAAGCGATCGCTTCTGGCTCACCGGGCAACAACCCGAGAGTACCAAGTCCAGAAGAAGTCATTGAGCTTTATAAACAACTTTGGGATTAA